tgcagcCACCAGGATGGCCGAGGTGACCACTGTCCCCGTGGAGACACACGCTGTCCCGAGTGAGTACGGGGACTACCACAACTTGTCCGAGCTGTTCTACCTCCTGAACCACACCTACACCTACTGCGAGTTCAGCCTGGATGAGAACATCAAGCGAGTGATTCTCTTCATCCTCTACCTGGTCATCTTCGTGGTGGGCTTGGTGGAGAACCTCCTCGTCATCTGGGTCAACTGGCAGACACGGGGCAGCAAGAGCTTGGTCAACCTGTACATCATCAACATGGCCATCGCTGACCTCGGGGTGCTGCTCTCGCTGCCCATCTGGATGCTGGAGGTGATGCTGGATTACAcctggctctggggcagcttccTCTGCCGCTTCACCCACTACTTCTACTTCGCCAACATGTACGCCAGCATCTTCTTCCTCACCTGCCTGAGCGTGGATCGCTACGTGACCCTGACCAGCTCCTCCCTCTTCTGGCAGCGGCACCAGCACCGCGCGCGCCGCGTGGTCTGCGCCTGCAGCTGGGTCCTGGCCGCCGCCATCCCcgtcctggaggtgtcccacATGCAGCTGGTCAACACCGGGGAGCCCATCTGCATCTTCATGGCCCCCTTCGAGACCTACGACGAGTGGGCGCTGGCGGTCAGCCTGGCCACCACCGCCGTCGGCTTCCTCATCCCCTTCCCCATCATCGCGGCGTTCAACGTGCTGACGGCGCGCTTCATCCGCCGCGCCAAGCCGGAGAGCCGCAA
This window of the Lonchura striata isolate bLonStr1 chromosome 27, bLonStr1.mat, whole genome shotgun sequence genome carries:
- the ACKR5 gene encoding G-protein coupled receptor 182 isoform X2, with protein sequence MAEVTTVPVETHAVPSEYGDYHNLSELFYLLNHTYTYCEFSLDENIKRVILFILYLVIFVVGLVENLLVIWVNWQTRGSKSLVNLYIINMAIADLGVLLSLPIWMLEVMLDYTWLWGSFLCRFTHYFYFANMYASIFFLTCLSVDRYVTLTSSSLFWQRHQHRARRVVCACSWVLAAAIPVLEVSHMQLVNTGEPICIFMAPFETYDEWALAVSLATTAVGFLIPFPIIAAFNVLTARFIRRAKPESRKHCLLIYAYIGVFLLSWLPFHAVLTLLTLEGSHIILHCTFAHLLYFFYDIIDCFTLLHCVVNPILYNFLSKNFRSKLISAVVKYIPKDHGGQKGADNSSSSTQHSIVIAKDSSPPN